A single genomic interval of Oryza sativa Japonica Group chromosome 7, ASM3414082v1 harbors:
- the LOC4344129 gene encoding uncharacterized protein has translation MEGSGQSDKGGHVTWTSSMSTYMLEYLEGIVASGNKTSSGFKQVHLKACAKALNDHFNINLTSDQINNHIRTWKRKYSKIADLRKLSAALWDDENFIILLDHKHYADHIKDHKADAEYLNKSIHNYGKMLVIFGNSLATGKYAKGSGDPLANESIAIDDDEEEEIGIGSAAATGSASRVHALNEENGASSSAPKPKKTKTAAAIEEEGLIGAFKSVGDKLAGAIVEAGKEAAKSNKELPDNLYESVHSIPGFEDTYLAHYHAHLVDNPPTARVFVTLEFAHKVTWVARYIATTFNG, from the exons ATGGAGGGAAGTGGACAAAGTGATAAGGGTGGACATGTTACATGGACATCTTCAATGTCTACCTACATGCTTGAATACCTCGAGGGTATTGTTGCTAGTGGGAACAAAACTTCCTCGGGGTTTAAGCAAGTCCACTTGAAGGCTTGTGCTAAAGCTTTGAATGATCACTTCAATATTAATTTGACTTCAGATCAGATTAATAATCACATTAGGActtggaaaagaaaatattcTAAGATAGCTGATCTAAGGAAGTTGAGTGCTGCTCTTTGGGATGATGAGAATTTTATCATATTACTTGATCATAAACATTACGCAGACCACATCAAG GATCACAAGGCTGATGCTGAATATCTGAACAAATCTATTCACAATTATGGCAAGATGCTTGTGATATTTGGCAATAGTTTGGCTACAGGGAAATATGCAAAAGGGTCAGGTGATCCTCTAGCCAATGAATCTATTGccattgatgatgatgaagaagaagaaattggTATTGGAAGTGCTGCAGCAACTGGATCAGCTAGTAGAGTTCATGCCCTTAATGAGGAGAATGGTGCATCATCTTCAGCACCCAAACCCAAGAAAACAAAGACTGCTGCTGCAATTGAAGAGGAAGGGCTGATAGGTGCATTTAAATCTGTTGGTGACAAGCTTGCTGGAGCAATAGTTGAAGCTGGAAAAGAGGCTGCAAAATCTAACAAAGAGCTGCCCGATAACCTGTATGAGAGTGTGCATAGCATTCCAGGGTTTGAAGATACATATCTTGCTCATTATCATGCACATCTAGTTGACAATCCTCCAACTGCAAGGGTGTTTGTTACCCTTGAATTTGCTCACAAGGTCACTTGGGTTGCAAGATATATTGCCACCACTTTTAATGGGTGA